A window of Toxotes jaculatrix isolate fToxJac2 chromosome 11, fToxJac2.pri, whole genome shotgun sequence genomic DNA:
GACGCCAGCGTTCAGCTGGGACTGAGAGGGTTTAAAGTTTGTTACTGTTCTTCAGTTTGTTGTTTGCTGATACACAACAAATATCACAAGTTACATACATGTAGTGTTTGTACTGAGATACTGTGCATCATGTGAACTGAAGTTCCAAGGGATTTTCTGAGATTTTCTTCATCCCTTGGCCAGGCAGCGTTACAGTATTTAACTCTGAGTCATAAGTTTACTTGGAATCAGCTCCATAACTTTGGCTGTCACTTTACTTTGACCTGACTTGAACTTGACTTTATTGGTTGTTGGCTAGACTCCTGCTGGTCTTGCTATCTCTGCAACTGTTGTGATTGAATGTAATATAACTCAGGGTCCAAGAACTCTGTGTCCACCTCTATCTCCCACAAATCTGTCCGATAATTTAGTGATAACTTTACCGTACTATTTTACCTCATGCTGGtttcttttgtcagttttgATTTGATGCACTTCTGCCAACTATGATCTTTTTGATCAGAACTTCAAATGCATTCATGAAacttctcctcctcacacagtgttccctctttttcacacaaCTATTTTTTTAGATAagatattttgttttgcttgcttTTGTGTATGTTTCCTTTTAGAAACAATATATGTTGACTTGCCTTACAACTATACTACCGGTAAGTAAAATcttcaaacaaaaagaaatattatATAGAAAAGTTACTTTGAGAGTCTTTGGCTCACAATATTGTCAGTCTAGTTCCTAAAGAGGAgaattctgtttctgtttcagactGTCTTTGACTTTCACGCTCCTAAATGGCTTTAATTACTCACATTTAGCTATGACGTCCAGCACCACAGCAAATGGGGTGAGAGCTCCGATCATGTAGAGGAGGGCCACTGTGTCCTGAATGGACAGACGCTCTTCTCCTGCCCCGTAGTACAGACAACCGACCAGCAGTGACATGAGGAGGGCTTCGAAGCCGTGGACCAATAAGGTGACCAGGTCTCTGAAGTCATTATACATGTGACGCCtgagggagaagaaaggagatTAGATCGGTTTTCATATGTAGCCCTTCTGTAGTGCTGtaatacatctgtgtgtgctctTACCTGATGAGGACGGTAAATTGCTGAAGTCCACcaggcagtttgtttttttgcttggAAATGGCGATTactgcctctccctctgccctgcTGGGCTGCTGAGGGCTGTAGGAGAAGCAGGTTGATTCAAGTTTGTTTAGATGAGTCAGGAGGAAGTGGAGACAGTCTGACTTTCTGGTTGTAAAATGTAAAGAGTTATGTTTCAAAGGTGCCAGAGGTTAAAATGATGATGGAGTGATaccagaggagaaagagaaaagacacaGTAACATAATGTGTAAGTAAGATAAATGGATACAAGAGAAATGTGGAAAAGGGACATGAATGTTTAGTTAGGCTACATATACTGCATTGCTTCATTATTGCTTAATCCGCCAATTATTATAGTCGTTCTGTCTGTcgaatgtcagaaaatagtgaaagtgaaaaagcctaaaatactgaaataattattattatgattattaaaataattgctAGAGAGGCCAAACTTTAAtggatgcacatacacaaacacacggatACCTTTCAGTTGGTGCTGCATTGGTTCCAGCTGGTTTCCACATGTGATCGTCTGTGTCTCTGACCTTTTCCATGAATTGCTCAGCCAGGACTCTGGCCCGCTCCAAACACTCGGCCTCTCGCTCTGGACTGCGGCGATCTATACTGATCAGATcaactggacacacacacacacacacacgcaaacagacacacataccaACTAAATAAGACTTGAAAAGCTAATAAGGATTGTAAAGAAGAACAGGTCACATCTGACCCCAAGAATGTTTCGAGAGTTGTAGTAGTTCTCATTAAAAATGGGTGTTGAGTGATAATAACTTTTAAACATTGTTTGATGCACTTAACACAGTGACAGCTtcctacactcacacactaaccATAGAAGTCAGAGGGGTTGCAGTATCGTGGGCAGGGGTATCCCAGTGCAGTGAAGTAAGGCACCATGTCACGGGCAGCGCCACAGTAAACAGCTGAACCCGACGAAAGCAGGACGACGAGGTCGAAGAGCTGGAAAATGTCTGATCGAGGCTGGTGGACGGACAGCAGGACCAGACGGTTTCCCCGAGCCAGGCGGGACAGCGTGATCACCAGGTTGTGAGCTGTGAAGCTGTCCAATCCCGATGTGGGCTCATCCAGGATCAAAATACCTGGAATGTAAAAAGACCAGACATGACTCTCTTCCTGTCCTAATTTTGGAGATCCCTGGTGATTTGGTAGTTTGGTGGTTGTGGCAAAGCAAAATGAATCCAAGCTGGTATAATAGTTGGAAAATCTGTTGCAGCAGCATTACTTTCTTTGCCTGTAGGTGGCAACAGTAACATGTCAACATCCGCAAGACTAAACTGCTACTATTTCCTTTCTTACAGGTGGTGAAGAAGTCTCGTATCTAAAAAAGCCAGGCTGGTGGAAGgattaaatttcaaaataaaagctgagaggAAAATCAAAAGTTTAAGaggctgtctctctttctctttttttttttgtcctctcacCAGGGTTCCAGAGAAGCTGGACAGCTATActgactctcctcctctctcctccagaaACACCCCTCACATAGTCGTTTCCCACCCTGGTGTGTGCACACTGTCGCAGCCGCAGCTCTGCAATTACATCATCCACCTGCGATAGGAAACATACAAGATATGGTTTGTCAGGTGTAATTTAAATTATTCTAACAGCTCACAAAGAACAGCTGATAATCATTTTGTACTTAGtcttacaacattttgaggaagaagaaatgaaaactgcCAACAAATGAAGATTAGATGCAATATGAGTGTTGGATAGACAAGtacttttttaaaaccttttattttttagacTCCTAGGCAATAATATCCTTctgctgtgttcattttttGCCTGTTTAGAAATACTTTgagttctgtttatttattgaaCTTAATGTTaccctctgctccctctgagcCTGTGTGAAGTGGGTGGGGAGCCTCAGTTTGGCAACAAAGACGAGAGTCTCGCGGACAGTGAGGTGAGGAAGAAGGCGGTCGTCTTGGCGGACATGAGCGATACTCTTCTTCACCAGCTGCGGTGTGTTGGGCTTCCCGTTAATCAGAACCTGACCGGACGTCATTGTACCGCCCTCATCCCGACATGTTATTATGTCCAGCAAAGATGTTTTACCACAACCTGAGAGAAGAAGATTATGCATTTAAAGCAGGTATCACTACCAACAAAACTTCATATGTCATATGTCAAGTTAGAATATGTACATAAGCAAAGCAGCGGGCAGTTTCAGAGCCATGTGTGACATATTTAGTTTTTCTGGGACTTCTATTAGCCTCCAAAAGAATCAgattttttcttcccttctttctACTTCATGCACCTGGAGTCTAAAGAAAGAAGTGACCTAAGCAATGTCTGGTCTGAGTGTCGCTGGTCTCAGATGTCTGTGAGTAGTTAACAGTTCCACTAAGGAGTGATTTTCTCTTCTAAACTACAAATCTGAGTCCTTCTTTCATGAGGGCTTAATTGTCCATTTGAATAACGCTGCTGACATGAGGACCTTAACAGCTGAAAGGCAGGTGGAACAAATGACATCACGCAAGGAGGTCATCACATTTATTACCTTGATTAGAAACACTAATACTTAAAAGCTGCGTGCATTTGAATtgtgttgtagtgtgtgtgtgtgtcacctgagCTGCCAATAACAGCCAGCATCTGTCCGCTGCGAACACGGAGGCTGAGCTTGTTGATGGCCGTCTGCTTGTTTCCTCTTATCTCCCATGGCAGCTTAAACTCTGACAACCTCTCGTACCAGGGGATCTGAGCCGCTGTGTCcacctgtgaacacacacacacgcacatttacACCATGAGCACATATACAATACAGACAATCCTGCACACAAATAAAGTGGTTAAAACAGCAACAATAGTTAAAGGTAACTTCATGTGAAAGCAGAGCATGTATCCGTCAGTTACCTCATAGTGCAGGTTGTTGACCTCCAGCTCATCGCACTCTCCACTGTAGGTGAAATAGAGGCTGCTGTCTTCTTCAGATGAGAATAATTCTGTGTCTTGATGCTGTAAAAGAAGTGTAGACAGGTCAGTAAGTTTCATACAGGCAAAGACacattcatttgattttttttttttttggttgtatCTGCATCATTACTAAAGGACAAACTGCAACAAACACTATGAaagtaaatgtattattttaaaGCTTCTCTTCAGAATTACAGAAttaaaagaaatatgaaataatCTGTGGAGGAGCAAGTTAGTGCATGAGCATTGGCTGCCATTAGCTTGTGGTTCTGGATGTGCAAATAGCTGCCTGAAAGCTTTTGTGGGTCCAGGGTCCATTGGAAAATCACCTTAATATTATCATTATGTAATCTTCTCTCACCAATAAAACTATTATGCATACTATACACTGTACTGTAGGTTGCATTGTATTTTCTGTAAGTGTCATCTAAAATGGTCGAATGGCTTCTGGTGAATCCATTTTGCACAGAGTATctctaaaaatgtgtttagtgCAGACATTCAGAAAGTTGCCACTGTTTTTATACAGCTGTTCTGAACAGTTCTTGCCAGATGTGTTACCTGAAATAGGAGAGTAGAATCTACAGAAACCATATTTCTCCAGTGTAAATAAACCAGACTGAAATAATTATACCACTGATATTCTTAGATAAACCAACCATGGTATATTAGAGCGtggtttattaaaaaacaatataaaaaattcttagagaaaagaaaatacaaaagtcaTCAAATTATTGTAGAGAAGAATAGATGATGAACACTTAGGTTAGCTAAACCTTCTCAAGTATTTGCATgtcaggaaaaactgaaaaactgtccATTCTATCTGCAAAAAAAACCTAATTGTTGATAGTATTactaaaacattattattggtATTATTAGAATATGACAATACACAAAGAATTCTCTGTAAAATTCAGTAAAATTAATTCATTATCAAATATTTTATAGTATATTTTCtagttaaaatataaattaaaacaatgaatTGTTTTATTCCTTCTTTGAGTTGAGATCTTAATTAAACTAGACTTTTTTCTTCAACCTGGGGTACTATGTTAGCAAATAAATTATTGCTTGTTTTATGACCAACTCCCTGCAACATTAATACAATCAGAAAATGCTGTCAAACTAAACTCTATTGACCAACGTACCTACATTATAATCTATGAAATTTAGGCACGCAAATTTCAATTAATAAAATTAGTGTTTATGCAGCAGTCAAAGAGAGAAGCTTAGAGTTTGGTGGTGGGGATGAAAGAAATCAACAGAAAGTTTACAAATGTCTTTAATTTCAGAGAGCTAAAAATGGGAACATGTTTTTGATGTTCATGATGTTCATGTAATCCCATGTAACTGACCTGAGAGGAGCCTTTTCTGTGACTGAGCCCACTGTCTATGCCTGCGTCCATGATGATGCAAGAGGTCAATggcctctttttcctcttctgttaggatcctctctttttctctctgcggGTATCTGCCGTTTGTTTCCCCCTCCCGTTGTTCCCCTGTTCACCGTCTCTTCTCCCTGTTAGGCACGTTTGACTCCAGTCCAGCTGAAGTTCTCGTCTCGTCTCAGCTAACAAGCGTCCAAGTTCATGTCATGTCAGTTCTTCATCTGCTCTGTCCCGTCAGTCATAGCTTTTCTGGCTGCAGAGCACAATTTGAGGACTGAGGagacactgacagcacagtCAATCTActcagcatgtgtgtttttttgtcttctttataCAGCTCCAGATCAAAGTTCTCTAAGATAACGCaacattcactgtgtgtttatggttCCTGAGAGACACCGCTGCTCTCGCACTGCTACTTTGTACAGGGAATGGgtgcagagaaacagaatcTGGGACTGTAAGATAAGTCTACTTCAGAGCTTCACGTGCAGTATATGAGTGGCGTGGACATGAACAAACTGATCTGAGACGGACTTCATACAGTTGTCGTGTGGAGCAGCAGACCGGCCGGAGACATGAACACATTTTATTCAATGCAGGTGGTAGAGCCAGAGAACGGGACCAAAGTTAGAGAGTCCTTCAAGTTTGTGTCGGAGGTGAAGAGGGATGTATGGAAGGACGGTGGAGAGGAGCGATCAGAGCCCTCCTGCTGTCTCAGTGTGAACAAGATCTCCTACACAGTCAGGTAAAtgatacagaaacaaacagtgtgTACAAGAGGACGACTGCAAAAACAGACTGAGGATCAAATAGTTTATCAATCAAAAGTTTGGGTCAGATTATCTTTAATTTTATGCAGTTTAACTGTCCCTGCTAatgaaatttcataaaaataaatgggGATTGCTTCTGTTCAGAGAATGTTAAAACGgttgcctgtgtctgtgtgtgttacagtgagCGTGTGGGTCCATGGTGGGACTTACCCTCCTACAGGAAGCGATGGACTCGTCAGATCCTCAATGATGTTTCTTTCCACGTAGACAGTGGGCAGATCATGGGGATACTGGGAAATTCAGGTTTAAACTGAACACAAAATTAAGTAGTTGAAACAAATTGGACATTTGAATGAACATGCATTAAATAGCTGTTGTaagaacattttaaagaaaatctTTCTGTTGGCCaatcaaacataaaaatgtgttctTAAATTTATGACCAGATATGTACAACTGTACTAatttgtgtgtgcctttgtgttgtAAAGGCTCAGGAAAGACCACGTTACTGGATGCCATCTCAGGGAGGATTGGAAACCGTGGTACACTGTTGGGTGACGTCTTTATTAATGGCAGGAAGCTGAAGAGAGAAGAGTATCAGGACTGTTTCTCCTATGTACTGCAGGTAACACTgaaacacccaaacacacacaatcggttatttgtgaaaaaaaaaaaaacgaaataaAATTTTCTTGATGTTTTCGAGCTGGGCCTTCCGCATTATTCCAACAAGACACAAATATAACTGGAATAAGATGTTGTGAGATGCCTCTTCCAAACGCCAGTACTTCATTATCTACACCAATGTTTATAGCTGTAGAGTTAAACAAAACATCTCCGACACATTAATGAAGAGGCTGAAAAGAGGTTTGAAAGTCATTAACACCTAATCACATGCACACGCTTTGATATTTTGCCTTGCCCTGGTTCTCATCACACTCTGACATCAGGTTAAGCTTTGCCCCACAGTCTCACATGTTAGTGACCACATGAAGACAGTCTGCGTGTATTTAAGTTGCCTTTGGTTATACTGACCACagtaaaaaactaaatgaacGCATAATATTTAGCAAAACTCTTTAAAGGTTGCCCTGGCCTCTGTATGAAATTAACTTAAGACCTTTGATAGCCTCCTCATATACTTAATCTCTCAATGAGAGGTGCTCAAGTGTATCCAAAGCCTGAATTAAAAACACTGGCTTAAAACTGGCCTTGGTTCCTTTCAAATCATCTCCCTCTTCTTGCTGatagcagcccccccccccgctcctGCTCTCTAAGCCTCGTCATTAACTCCCCTTGCTAAGCTGAAGATGAGGAGGTGATATGAGCTCCTGATATTAAAGTCATTCAGATGAGAGACTAAGGAGAACTGGGACTGGGAGGCGCCACGTGTTAATTGAGGCAGGCAGCAGGTTCAGCAGGTTCAAGcaatgtgcgtgtttgtgtgtgtgtgtgtgtgtgtgtgtgcatatctgaGACAAAGGTGTATTTGCGCGATTTGCACGCACATTAATGAACATACAAGTATACAGTACACTACCGTATGTGTCCTAGACGGACGTACACTCAGTGTGAAGGGATGTGGATAAACGCTCTGAAATCTACACTTTTTCTAATTCTGAGGGTGTAGAACCAGAATCAGAAGATTAAGATTAAATGTTATTCAGATAAATACAGTTTCTTGTGTGTAAAAATGGAGGAAGATTCTACAACAATGCCTACAAAATCAATTTTTATATCTTCAAGAAGTAAGAAAGACCCATTCCTGTTCCTTTGTCATTATTAatctcctttccctctctctgcctctgtcagagCGACAACTTGTTGAGTTATCTGACAGTGGAGGAGACCCTGACATACACAGCCCAGCTGGCCCTGCGGAAACACTCGGCAGAAGCTATCAAGAAAAAGGTCActtttcttctgctctgtcCACTCTGTTAGTTTTCTTTAGCTAAACTTGATGCTGACTTGTTAGTAGCAGTACTTGTCTTGTCACCTGACCCTTGACCTCTGGTTCCTGTGCAGGTGTCGGCTGTGATGGCCGAGCTGAGCCTGAGTCACGTGGCCCACAGTGTTATTGGAGGTCGTGTTTTCCCAGGGATCTCTgggggtgagaggaggagggtttCCATCGCCAGCCAGCTGCTTCAGGACCCAAGTGAGTACTATTGCAGCTGGGATATGCCTGAGGAGAGTAACAGAAGTTTTATCTGGGTATCAGCAACATCAGACTTCCAAATCATTAGGATGAGGTGAAGTGAGGTAAAGCCTGTATTCCTTAAATTCCTAAGTCTTTACAGAACTTAAATGAGGAGACATGGAGCAGATAAAATGAACCATTAGAGGTGATTTCAGAAGCTTTGAGACTCATGGGACAAGGATTATACAAAAGGGGCTTGAACACAATATCAAAAAGATAATGTTTGGCATAATCTGTTTAGTAAATTACTGCACATAACACATGGCATTTCATATATATACTCATACTGGAAGCAGCAGGGACCAGAGGCAGGACTGTGCCATTCTGAGAACAGAAGAAAGTTCACCACAAGACCTGTCTCTCCCTAAAGAgttttacagtgaaaaacaaagagatcTAAGTAAGAGAGGAGTAAGGAAAGGACAGTGGAGGGgacggagggagagatggagaggagtaATGAAAGACTGGGTTATCACACCACGAAGGAAATGAGCAGAGactcacctctgtgtgtgtgtgtgtgtgtgtgtgtgtgtgtgtgtgtgtgtgtgtgtgtgtgtgtgtgtgtgtgtgtgtgtgtgtgtgtgtgtgtgaatgcttgtGCTCATCCCAGGTGTAGTTTATCAGGTCTACAGTCCTCCAGGGAGGATGAAGGGTCTCAGTCCTCATTCAGGATTAGAATagccatggacacacacacacacacacatagtcacacacacacagtcacacagtcacacacagagtaatgagGAGTTCCCATTCGCTGCCTCTCCAATCAACCAGGAAATGAATTAATCTCACAATTAAAGCATCTGCTAATTCCACTCTGCTTTCATAATGCAAAGAGGCAATCTTTTAATTGTCCTAATTAGAGtaattaactaaaaaaaagaaaagaactcaCTTATCTTCATAAATTAAGTTGGCCCCGCTGAGAGCCTTGCATGTGCCACTTAataaaaaagtacatttaaaagttttccaacttaaaagaagaaaaaagttattGTCctgcctttctcctcctctcaacGTTTCACTGTGACAAACCTGCACAAGGGCAATCACGTCATCAGGTTGATGTTGTTGCAGGGGTGATCCTATTGGACGAGCCGACCACTGGCCTGGACAGCATGACCGCCAATCAGATTGTGGTGCTGCTGGCAGAGCTGGCCCGGAGGAACCGCATTGTCATAGTAACCATCCACCAACCACGCTCTGAGCTGTTCAGGGTGGGTTTTTTCAGGATGaactggagagaggagaaaaagacacTAGTTGACTGAAACTTCCTTTAAAAGGACAGATTCATATTTTTGACAGTAATCAAAATCAATATCAGTGtagatactgtatgtgcatgtgacCGTTGTTTTCACACTCAAGAAAAATGCAAACTGATCCTTTATCGCAGAAAACCtcaccatttttttccccaagacaTGAGGTAGTTAAGGCATTTGCTGATGAAATTAAACTATTTAttggtctgtgtgtatgtttgtgtctaCATATGTCCCCCAGGTGTTCAGTAGGATAGCTATAATGAGCTGTGGAGAGCTGGTGTTCTGTGGGCAGCCAGAAGAGATGGTGGACTTCTTTAGTCAATGTGGATATGAGTGTCCAGAGTACTGCAACCCCTTTGACATCTATGGTACTGTATGCTATGATCCTGGATTTGCCACACAGCTCTGTTGGAACACAAACAAGTAAAGaatatgtacagtacatctgAGAGAGTGGGGCCTCCTGTAGCAtgttcattaaaatattttgctGTGATGTTAAACAGTTGACTTCACTTCGGTGGACACACGCAACAGTGAGAGGGAGGCAGCCACATTCAGTCGCATGCATGAGATCACTTCCACCTATCAGAGGTCTACCATCTACcagagcatgctgggaaaaaTAGAGCAGAGTCTGCAGCGGGTAGAGAAGCCAGCGATTCCCTTTAAGAGCAAAGAGTCACCCAGCGGTGCTGCCAAACTTGAAGTTCTGCTCAGGTCAGTGCTTAAGCTGAGTGCTTAAACTACAGAAATaattagatttagattttggAGACTCCAGCCATATCCTGTTTTTTAATGAGGAAATCTTGGCTTTCTTTGAAAACTAGAACTAAATATGactcaattattttttttaaatgtagtttatAAATACCCACCTCTTCTGTGAAAACACATCAACTAACGTACTAGAAATACttatttaatgtcatttttgctttattaaTGATTTAATTGACATATAGATAGAAGTAGATCTCTTTCATACATTATGCAGGGCATTAGGTAAGTTTACTGTAGTTCTAAAATCAGGCCAAGTAATGTCAACAAAAGATTATTCTTTCATCGCTCATAcctgctgggtgtgtgtgtgcctttctatgtatttttctgtgttttgcatgCAGGCGGACTGTAAGAAACTTGTCCAGGGATAGGATGGGTGTACTGATGCGTCTGTCCCAGAACCTGATCTACGGTCTCTTTGTGGCCTTCTTCGTCATGCACTTAGACAACGACGTCACTAAGGGCGCCTTGCAGGACCGCATCGGCATCATCTATCAGTGCGTTGGTGCTTCGCCCTACACTGGCATGCTGAACGCCGTAGCTCTCTGTGAGTTCCACCAACACCAAACATCTGTGCATAGAGGGGGAAACACAGTTTACTCAAAGTGGTACATTTGTTGAAGTGCAGTAGCACATTAACTGTATGGATTACCTGAAAACACAAGGATTGAAGTGTATCCTCCCAGCTGCTGTCTATGAAGGAGCTCTGTAAACTGGTACTGATACTGATAGCACCAAGCCATGGCTCCAAGTTTTTCAATTCAATTGCCTGCAGGTAAACAGTAACTGGAATATTAGAGGCAAAAGACAAAACTTAAGTCAAGAGTTAAATGTGTAGCGAGTTACCTTATTTCAGCAGTTACATAATGTGACATTATAGTCCATCTAGCAGCATGTGTCTGATAACATCACCCAATAAACATCTACCTGAAGTGAGTGAAGTGCGAGTGGTCTATCACCTTAGTAAAAGTGATGTATTATCTTTGTTAAACAGCATGTTTGAAAAGTCTTTATCTCAGCTGCGTGAGCTCACTTATCTCTTGTTCAGTAGGCGAAAGGGGTCTGCTGTCTGCAGTATTTTTGTTCCCTTCAGCATAAATGTGTAAAGTCTAGCTTGGATTTTATTTGGTGAAAGGGTCCAAAGAGACTTCATGTactttcagtgtctttcttAGGTCAGAGAAAAAGTTTAAGTGATAAATTGTAAGATAAACTATAGTGCAAGTATTTTAGTTCTGTTATACATAACAAATATCAGtataaacaattttttttcaatcagaatagctttcatttctgtgtatgagtgtgtgcatatggATTACATGTTACCTTTTATTTGCTGTAGTTTCTACTGGCTTTACACAGTTGTTCGAGAGGTGCATTTTTAGACTACCTACGAGGGGGAGAATGACCTTTTCTCCATTTAGAGTTCAATGAACCTCAGTGCCTTTTTACCTACAGACCTACAGTACCTCTACtatctgtgtgcacatgtatttaTGTCTTTCTGTGTTAGACAAGTTCatgtttggtatttacagcagctgctTTAACTTAAAGTAACCTCACATACAAACTTTTACACATATACTTTGTAGAcccagaaagaggaaaaacagctgaATCTCACTTAACTGCAAGAACTAAACCACCAACAGTGGTTCCTTTCACAGAACATAAATCATAAATGTTAtcataaatgtgtgaaatatgttAGGATCTTTATGTGATTCACAATGGTGATTTTACAAATGATTTTAGAGTTTAGTGAAGTCTGACGTTTGAAGGGTTTAGTAGAATCTATTGTAACATTAGCTTTGTACACACGGTTTTTGTTAAAAGATCATATGAATTATATATTCAACCAATGAACCATATTGGCCATATGGGTTGATTATCACTTCAATGTATTCCTTAGTTATCAGCTGAGTTTGAAATCTCAGCTTTAGGGCTCTGGCTGTCACAGATATGGAGGATAACAGATGTGATAAAACACTGGGCTGAGCAGAAGTCAAACTGGAGTTAAAAGACAATTAAAAGCTGTCCGTAAGCTCCCAAACAGCCAGAGGCAGTGACTGACCTTGAATCACAGATAACAGCTGATAGGATAGAATACAGATCAGCTGGATTGTTCCAAGAAACAGATTTATTGAGTTCTCTGGATAAATTTGCAGAATAAATCCAAGAACACACCCTAATCTGGAACTTAGACACCTTTGAGTTCCACTTTTACTCAGCCAAGATATCAAGCATCTCAAAATCAAGATTTGAAGCAACTAATATAAACTATGAATAGGATAATGACAAAAGTACATATTCATAAACTGAAGTCATTTCAGAGAGTCATAAGCTTTAGTC
This region includes:
- the abcg8 gene encoding ATP-binding cassette sub-family G member 8, giving the protein MDAGIDSGLSHRKGSSQHQDTELFSSEEDSSLYFTYSGECDELEVNNLHYEVDTAAQIPWYERLSEFKLPWEIRGNKQTAINKLSLRVRSGQMLAVIGSSGCGKTSLLDIITCRDEGGTMTSGQVLINGKPNTPQLVKKSIAHVRQDDRLLPHLTVRETLVFVAKLRLPTHFTQAQREQRVDDVIAELRLRQCAHTRVGNDYVRGVSGGERRRVSIAVQLLWNPGILILDEPTSGLDSFTAHNLVITLSRLARGNRLVLLSVHQPRSDIFQLFDLVVLLSSGSAVYCGAARDMVPYFTALGYPCPRYCNPSDFYVDLISIDRRSPEREAECLERARVLAEQFMEKVRDTDDHMWKPAGTNAAPTESPQQPSRAEGEAVIAISKQKNKLPGGLQQFTVLIRRHMYNDFRDLVTLLVHGFEALLMSLLVGCLYYGAGEERLSIQDTVALLYMIGALTPFAVVLDVIAKCHTERAMLYHELEDGMYSVTSYFFAKVLGELPEHCVFTLVYGLPIYWLAGLNEAPDRFLLNFLLVWLMVYCSRAMALFVAAALPTLQTSAFMGNSLFTVFYLTGGFVISLENMWLVASWLSYASFMRWGFDGLLQVEFRGQKYPVSIGNITFKVDGIHVVEAMSMNQYPLYSCYLVLLAVCLGFMGLYYLTLKFIKQKSSQDW
- the abcg5 gene encoding ATP-binding cassette sub-family G member 5 gives rise to the protein MNTFYSMQVVEPENGTKVRESFKFVSEVKRDVWKDGGEERSEPSCCLSVNKISYTVSERVGPWWDLPSYRKRWTRQILNDVSFHVDSGQIMGILGNSGSGKTTLLDAISGRIGNRGTLLGDVFINGRKLKREEYQDCFSYVLQSDNLLSYLTVEETLTYTAQLALRKHSAEAIKKKVSAVMAELSLSHVAHSVIGGRVFPGISGGERRRVSIASQLLQDPRVILLDEPTTGLDSMTANQIVVLLAELARRNRIVIVTIHQPRSELFRVFSRIAIMSCGELVFCGQPEEMVDFFSQCGYECPEYCNPFDIYVDFTSVDTRNSEREAATFSRMHEITSTYQRSTIYQSMLGKIEQSLQRVEKPAIPFKSKESPSGAAKLEVLLRRTVRNLSRDRMGVLMRLSQNLIYGLFVAFFVMHLDNDVTKGALQDRIGIIYQCVGASPYTGMLNAVALFPALRAISDQESQDGLYSKWQMFLAYIFHILPFSILSVFIFTSFLYWTVGMHPDSLRFLCFTAVVLVPHIIGELLTVVLLGVVQDPNMVNTGMALLNIAGILVGSGFLRSTQQMPVVFQWLSYLTFQKYSCELLIVTEFHELNFTCNSSKLLPGACLVTHGNQVIDEGYPGALSRYTLDFVLLYSFLPALLLLGMISFKIRDKLVRH